GTCGCTGTGCATTGTTCCTGTACTCTTAATCGTCCTTTCATGAAGTAAGGATGGTGCAGCTTGGGAGGGTGTTAGTTGCTGCCTGCCTCTTAGGCAGTTCTTGTACACTCAATGTTTTTGCACCCCAGCAGAGCCCCCCTGATCCTTGCTATGATGAGGGGGGGCAGCCCAAGCGTTGCATTCCTGACTTTGTCAATGCGGGATTTGCCAGGCAGGTGCAGGTGTCCAGTACGTGTGGGAGACCTCCAAACAGATATTGCTTCTTTAATGAAAAGATGGGCGTGAAGACCAAGATGTGCCAAATCTGTGATGCTTCAGATCCCAGGAGCACGCACCCTCCCTCTTACCTGACTGATTTAAACAACGCACACAATCTGAGCTGCTGGCAATCAGAAAATTTTTACCATTCTCTGCACAACGTtactctcactctttccctgaATAAGAAGTTTGAAATCACTTATGTCAGTTTGCAATTCTGTTCCCCTCGGCCTGAATCTATGGGAATATTTAAATCGATGGATTATGGGAAGACATGGGTCCCATTTCAGTATTATTCCTCACAGTGTCGGAAAATGTACAATAAGCCCAACAAAGCAATTATCACCAAACAGAATGAGCAGGAAGCTCTGTGCACAGATGGCTACACCAACCTCTACCCCTTGACAGGGGGACTGATTGCATTCAGTACCCTCGATGGGCGTCCCTCTTCTCAAGACTTTGACAACAGTCCAGTCCTGCAGGACTGGGTGACAGCCACAGACATCCGGGTGGTGTTCAGCAGACCTCACCTCCCCTGGGACCTGGACAGACATTATAGTGGCAGGGACGGGAAGGAGGAGGCGAGTGTGATGAGAGAGTCCTACCATTACTCTGTGGCTGACTTGCAGGTGGGCGGGCGCTGCAAATGTAATGGGCACGCATCCCGCTGTGTCAAGGACAAAGAAGGGAATTTGATTTGTGACTGCAAGCACAACACCGCTGGACCAGAGTGTGACAGGTGCAAGCCCTTTCACTATGACCGACCGTGGCAGAGAGCGACCGCTCGAGAAGCTAATGAATGCTTGGGTAAGTCGAACCTAGGGATATTGGTGTGATTATTGACACTTCCTAGCCTTCACAGTCAACCTATCAGCTAGTCAATACAAGATGTAGATGGTTTTAACATCAACTGTGGGaagctactagaatctgtcactggggatagagtgactgagcacttgaacaaataggagctgatcagagagtcagcatggctttgttaagggtaagtcatgtctgactaatctagttgaattttttgaggtcactaataaggtagtgtctatggatgttgtttaaatggacttccagaaggcagtcgataaggttccatacaagagagtgcacggaattggaggtagccttttgacttgggttggaaattggttaaGAGGTAGgatacagagagtggggataaatggaaGGTGCTCTGATTGGCGGGACATGGcaagggatctgttctggggccttaatttttcaccatatttattaattacttggatgaagaaataaagagttgtatatccaagtttgcagatcacactaagttggagggacagtaagtagtgcagatgggtgcacaaagtaggactagctggattgctcgtgcatagagccgatgcggactcaatgggccgaatggcttccatccgtg
Above is a window of Heptranchias perlo isolate sHepPer1 chromosome 22, sHepPer1.hap1, whole genome shotgun sequence DNA encoding:
- the LOC137340829 gene encoding netrin-3-like, whose translation is MVQLGRVLVAACLLGSSCTLNVFAPQQSPPDPCYDEGGQPKRCIPDFVNAGFARQVQVSSTCGRPPNRYCFFNEKMGVKTKMCQICDASDPRSTHPPSYLTDLNNAHNLSCWQSENFYHSLHNVTLTLSLNKKFEITYVSLQFCSPRPESMGIFKSMDYGKTWVPFQYYSSQCRKMYNKPNKAIITKQNEQEALCTDGYTNLYPLTGGLIAFSTLDGRPSSQDFDNSPVLQDWVTATDIRVVFSRPHLPWDLDRHYSGRDGKEEASVMRESYHYSVADLQVGGRCKCNGHASRCVKDKEGNLICDCKHNTAGPECDRCKPFHYDRPWQRATAREANECLACSCNLHARRCRFNMELYKLSGRKSGGVCLNCRHNTAGRHCHYCKEGFYRDLTKAITHRKACRACDCHPVGAAGKTCNQTTGQCPCKDGVTGITCNRCAKGYQQSRSPVAPCIKIPTASPRSVVSSTEEPADCETYCKPVKGNLKINMKKYCKKDYAVQVNVLDMETVSEWAKFTVNIVSVYKSRDERIKRADQFLWINMKDLACKCPKIQMTKKYLVMGNTDSMSERLGGLVADKNSLVIQWRDVWTRRLRKFQRKEKKGKCGKA